From one Rhodopirellula islandica genomic stretch:
- a CDS encoding polymorphic toxin-type HINT domain-containing protein, whose protein sequence is MKATRLKPRFGVRYSMGIFLVGATCVAATGIESQAVAADATWSEQLVQASSVGNVQLREQLLQNPLADSEAQSLANALKGRLKDSDGQWVSIEESVQDDVRSNRIAEYERRRDSLEDTAEDHWRLSRWCRTAHMPGRSRAHAVRVIELDRNHAAAHRYLGNVQVGDVWVAAEEAIEQQKELRATQQNLRIHSPKIRAIVEAFQSKDAGRKQKARKQLERIDTPAAIDAVLQQASVGSDEFAIAAVHWLGEREEANAAVALARLAVFDQRRGLRDLATQQLKTIDPALFVPTLLDWCQGTVESTHSLVFNEGDRSYQVVRQYRREDAEGVKVLDSVTQVFAVQGGVSSGGVIASRDAVESLQAESARDASVVRSEAEQFNERSRFLQSRTAAVIQQLDSSFSGEQSAESMRDWWHEYRGYGDTGIPPVERRLVRNVAYRAVGNTAPIGASPTRVRTLSFFSESPKSAPSEPQEPMTWAQKRAAAIPDAKIGVYVRPSRDCLVAGTPVWTDRGMRPVESLRLGDQVLSCDEHTGELSYQSVLRRTVREPEPLTKIQLRSEEIVASKGHPFWVIGRGWTTTEQLVPGDALHGADGVAVIESLSSASADETYNLVVDKNHSYFVGKSRILSHDAEVERPDGIAMPGVAL, encoded by the coding sequence ATGAAGGCGACGCGATTGAAACCCAGGTTTGGTGTTCGCTACTCGATGGGGATTTTCCTCGTCGGTGCGACTTGTGTGGCGGCGACCGGAATTGAATCCCAGGCGGTTGCAGCAGACGCGACTTGGTCGGAGCAACTGGTGCAGGCTTCGTCAGTTGGGAACGTCCAACTTCGCGAACAGTTGCTTCAGAATCCACTGGCGGATTCCGAGGCACAGTCATTGGCCAACGCCTTGAAAGGGCGATTGAAAGACAGCGACGGCCAATGGGTTTCGATTGAAGAATCGGTTCAGGACGACGTGCGTTCGAATCGAATTGCCGAGTACGAACGTCGACGAGATTCGCTGGAGGACACGGCGGAGGATCACTGGCGATTGTCACGGTGGTGTCGAACAGCGCACATGCCGGGGCGGTCTCGAGCTCACGCGGTTCGTGTGATTGAACTGGACCGAAATCATGCCGCGGCGCATCGGTATCTGGGAAACGTTCAGGTGGGCGACGTTTGGGTTGCCGCAGAAGAAGCGATTGAGCAACAGAAAGAACTGCGTGCAACCCAGCAGAACTTGCGAATTCACTCGCCAAAGATTCGAGCCATCGTAGAAGCCTTTCAATCGAAAGATGCTGGCAGAAAGCAGAAAGCACGCAAACAGCTCGAACGCATCGACACGCCCGCTGCCATTGATGCGGTGTTGCAACAGGCCTCGGTTGGATCCGATGAGTTTGCAATCGCTGCTGTCCATTGGCTGGGCGAACGCGAGGAGGCAAACGCTGCAGTGGCGTTGGCCCGATTGGCGGTCTTTGATCAACGGCGAGGGTTGCGTGATCTGGCAACGCAGCAATTGAAAACGATCGATCCGGCGCTGTTTGTGCCAACGCTGTTGGATTGGTGTCAGGGAACCGTCGAATCAACGCACAGTTTGGTCTTCAACGAGGGGGATCGATCCTACCAAGTCGTCCGGCAATATCGTCGAGAGGATGCGGAAGGCGTGAAGGTTTTGGATTCCGTGACCCAGGTCTTTGCTGTGCAGGGAGGCGTGTCCTCTGGCGGAGTCATTGCTAGCCGCGACGCGGTGGAGAGTCTTCAGGCCGAAAGTGCTCGCGATGCCAGTGTTGTCCGGTCCGAAGCAGAGCAATTCAACGAACGCAGTCGTTTTTTGCAAAGTCGTACCGCCGCCGTGATCCAACAACTCGATTCGAGCTTCAGCGGCGAACAGTCCGCTGAAAGCATGCGAGATTGGTGGCATGAATATCGTGGATATGGTGACACGGGAATTCCGCCCGTTGAGCGTCGGTTGGTCCGGAATGTCGCGTACCGCGCCGTGGGCAATACAGCTCCGATCGGAGCGTCACCGACTCGAGTTCGAACGCTTTCCTTTTTCTCAGAAAGCCCCAAGAGTGCTCCATCGGAACCACAGGAACCGATGACTTGGGCGCAGAAGCGAGCCGCCGCGATTCCCGATGCCAAGATTGGCGTTTACGTGCGTCCTTCTCGGGATTGCTTGGTCGCTGGAACGCCGGTGTGGACGGACCGCGGCATGCGTCCCGTTGAGAGCTTGCGATTGGGGGACCAAGTGTTGAGCTGCGATGAGCACACCGGCGAGCTGAGCTATCAGAGTGTTTTGCGACGAACCGTCCGTGAACCCGAGCCACTGACCAAAATCCAGCTCCGCAGCGAAGAGATTGTGGCTTCGAAAGGGCACCCGTTTTGGGTGATCGGACGCGGTTGGACGACGACCGAACAGCTTGTTCCTGGCGATGCACTGCATGGCGCCGATGGGGTGGCGGTGATTGAGTCCCTTTCTTCTGCTTCGGCGGATGAAACCTACAACTTGGTGGTGGACAAGAACCACAGCTACTTTGTCGGCAAATCACGCATTCTGTCGCACGACGCGGAAGTGGAACGTCCCGATGGGATCGCCATGCCGGGTGTGGCCTTGTAA
- a CDS encoding DUF1549 and DUF1553 domain-containing protein produces MATVFAVVVGLVLGAVPSFAESPPPATERTSGSSDQVTASLSIRMADGSSQEVPDFQRHITPLLGRLGCNGRACHGSFQGRGDFQLSLFGYDFRADHAELLDPDTGRVDIDDVAESLILAKPTDADMHEGGKRLDEGSWQYNTLRNWIATGAKFDSQTIHALDRLEIQPAEIQFQADSQTVSLTAIAHWADGTSEEVTELCRFTTNDDAIAAIDEDGRVSAGESGDTHVVIAYDRAVVPVLVIRRVEMNEVIASPRPSEHRIDQRIQLKLDKLGITPSTICSDSDFIRRASFDVTGTLPAAADVRAFLTDTRPDKRQRLIDELLESPGYAAWWATRLADWTGNSDVQLNNALPVRGSASRLWYEWLRVRLEDNVPYDQIVEGIVMADNREEDESYLQYCKTMTEACQPGNESQFAERSGMPLFWARRNFQKPEERAIGFAYSFLGIRIECAQCHKHPFDQWSKDDFDQFATLFKSIDAKPNTVARESREQRDELISKITGEEKLRNGDLRRKIYQAAQQGQTVPFPELIYNTAAIQSQQRRAKARAKKFPKAAPVRIPSGFILGQSDSVPLDRDPRGDLMQWLRQDDNPYFAKAIVNRVWANYFGIGIINPTDDMNLANAPSNAALLDELASEFIDSGYDLKWLTREITTSDAYQRSIDANASNLHDDRNFSRHVPRRLPAEVIHDAVQLATQSSSKSDRMRSGLQQMAIANGVTQNRNNRNFALQVFGQSERESNCDCDRSDSPSLLQSIYLRNDFEMYQQLGSKDGWVTQTMKSLGLESGNTSVDPQVQRRAEQFHRQTIAKIKRYQRMAPKQRRTNRVRIREEYARVQNKLELYGYASPDLATLLGDPDAWELTRIEPERDVQPATSMDEVVDDAYLRTLSRYPSEDERATSLQFISESNSPQSGLESLMWALVNTKEFIITH; encoded by the coding sequence ATGGCGACCGTTTTCGCGGTCGTTGTGGGGCTCGTACTCGGCGCGGTGCCCTCGTTTGCTGAATCACCCCCGCCGGCGACCGAGCGAACCTCCGGCTCCAGCGACCAAGTGACCGCGTCGCTCTCGATCCGCATGGCGGATGGTTCCTCCCAGGAAGTGCCCGACTTCCAACGCCACATCACCCCGCTGCTTGGCCGCTTGGGATGCAACGGCCGCGCCTGCCATGGCTCGTTCCAAGGTCGCGGCGATTTTCAACTCTCATTGTTTGGCTATGACTTTCGAGCGGACCATGCTGAACTGCTCGATCCCGACACCGGACGGGTCGACATCGATGATGTTGCCGAGAGCTTGATCCTGGCCAAGCCAACCGATGCGGACATGCACGAAGGAGGCAAGCGTCTCGACGAAGGCAGTTGGCAATACAACACGCTTCGCAACTGGATCGCGACTGGCGCGAAGTTTGACAGTCAAACAATTCACGCATTGGACCGCCTGGAGATTCAACCTGCCGAGATTCAATTCCAAGCCGACTCGCAAACCGTTTCGCTCACAGCGATCGCACACTGGGCAGACGGAACGAGCGAAGAGGTGACCGAACTGTGTCGTTTCACAACCAACGATGACGCAATCGCCGCCATCGACGAAGACGGACGGGTCTCCGCAGGCGAATCGGGTGACACTCACGTTGTGATCGCTTACGACCGCGCGGTGGTTCCCGTCCTGGTCATTCGACGGGTCGAGATGAATGAAGTCATTGCGTCGCCCCGACCTTCGGAACATCGGATCGATCAAAGGATCCAACTCAAGCTCGACAAACTCGGCATCACCCCCTCGACCATCTGCAGCGATTCCGACTTCATCCGCCGGGCCAGCTTCGACGTCACGGGAACGCTTCCAGCTGCGGCGGATGTGCGTGCCTTCTTAACCGACACGCGGCCGGACAAACGCCAGCGTTTGATTGACGAGCTTCTCGAATCACCCGGCTACGCCGCCTGGTGGGCCACCCGGCTCGCGGATTGGACCGGCAACAGTGATGTGCAACTGAACAACGCGTTGCCTGTTCGAGGGTCCGCGTCGCGGCTTTGGTATGAATGGTTGCGTGTCCGTTTGGAGGACAACGTGCCCTACGACCAAATCGTCGAAGGCATCGTCATGGCCGACAATCGCGAAGAGGACGAATCCTACCTTCAATACTGCAAAACGATGACGGAAGCATGCCAACCTGGCAATGAATCCCAATTCGCTGAACGTTCGGGCATGCCTCTCTTTTGGGCTCGTCGCAACTTCCAAAAGCCAGAAGAACGAGCGATCGGTTTTGCCTATTCTTTTCTTGGGATTCGGATTGAGTGCGCCCAGTGCCACAAGCATCCCTTCGACCAGTGGTCCAAGGACGACTTTGACCAATTCGCAACACTCTTCAAGAGCATTGATGCCAAACCCAACACCGTCGCTCGCGAATCGCGTGAACAACGCGATGAACTGATTTCAAAAATCACTGGCGAGGAAAAACTACGCAACGGTGACCTACGTCGCAAAATTTATCAGGCTGCCCAACAAGGCCAAACGGTTCCCTTTCCGGAACTGATTTACAACACGGCCGCGATTCAATCCCAACAACGACGAGCCAAAGCGAGGGCGAAGAAGTTCCCCAAGGCTGCCCCAGTCAGGATTCCATCAGGTTTCATCTTAGGCCAATCCGATTCGGTTCCACTGGACCGCGATCCGCGAGGCGATCTGATGCAGTGGCTGCGTCAAGACGACAATCCCTACTTCGCGAAAGCCATCGTCAATCGAGTGTGGGCGAATTACTTCGGCATCGGCATCATCAATCCGACCGATGACATGAACCTGGCCAACGCGCCGAGCAACGCTGCCTTGCTCGATGAACTCGCGAGTGAATTCATTGACAGTGGCTACGACCTGAAATGGCTGACTCGCGAGATCACCACCAGCGATGCTTACCAGCGAAGCATAGACGCCAACGCCAGCAACCTTCACGACGATCGCAACTTTTCACGTCACGTTCCTCGACGACTCCCTGCCGAGGTGATTCACGATGCGGTGCAGTTGGCAACCCAGTCCAGTAGCAAATCGGATCGCATGCGAAGCGGATTGCAACAAATGGCGATCGCCAACGGAGTCACTCAAAACCGCAACAATCGCAACTTCGCGCTCCAAGTGTTCGGCCAATCCGAACGCGAGAGCAACTGCGACTGCGACCGCAGCGATTCGCCCAGCCTGCTGCAGTCGATCTACCTGCGAAACGACTTCGAAATGTATCAGCAACTGGGATCCAAGGATGGCTGGGTCACACAGACGATGAAGTCGCTCGGGCTCGAATCTGGGAACACCAGCGTCGATCCTCAAGTCCAACGTCGAGCGGAGCAATTCCACCGACAAACCATCGCGAAGATCAAACGCTACCAACGCATGGCTCCCAAGCAACGACGCACCAACCGAGTTCGAATCCGCGAAGAGTACGCGCGAGTCCAAAACAAACTCGAACTTTACGGGTACGCCTCGCCCGATTTGGCAACGCTGCTGGGTGATCCTGACGCTTGGGAACTCACGCGGATCGAACCCGAACGCGACGTTCAACCGGCGACCTCCATGGACGAAGTCGTTGACGACGCGTACCTGCGAACGCTTTCGCGTTACCCCAGCGAAGACGAACGTGCGACTTCGCTTCAGTTCATCTCCGAATCCAATTCGCCCCAATCCGGACTCGAATCGCTGATGTGGGCGCTGGTGAACACGAAAGAATTCATCATCACGCACTGA
- a CDS encoding DUF1501 domain-containing protein has translation MNLHRTCDGIVRRDFLRAGTLGLGAVALPGISLPTMLRAEEAGRVLPGGAKRAIFVELNGGPSHLDTFDPKPGASDEVRGPFKPIQTNVPGIQISEHLPKLAQVADKFAILRGVSHTLAAHQLGREYINSGTRPIPSLEYPSYGAVMTRQRPGDHDIPNHVAIPRASHGAGFLGIQHAALETKATPTPNQPFSVRGISLPGNVSIDEVTRRQSLLKKLDRRFASIEKNESLLQGLDRFGEQAYAMITSSRAREAFDISREPESMRKQFGEDAFSQSCLLALRLVESDVRFVSLQLGGWDTHQDNFTKLKEQQLPKLDSGLSGLLIGLEQRGLLESTAVFVTGEFGRTPKINDRSAEGGRDHYPRCMFMLMAGGNVRGGQVIGESDDTAAGPRHEAITPDDVAASFYQNLGIDPSMEFDSETGRPITLVRDGRPIDALFS, from the coding sequence ATGAATCTTCACCGAACATGCGATGGCATCGTACGCCGCGATTTTCTTCGTGCGGGCACATTGGGATTGGGTGCGGTTGCATTGCCTGGGATCTCACTGCCTACCATGCTGCGTGCGGAAGAAGCCGGGCGAGTCCTGCCGGGCGGTGCCAAGCGAGCCATTTTCGTCGAACTCAACGGTGGACCGTCACACCTCGACACGTTTGACCCGAAACCCGGTGCAAGCGATGAGGTTCGTGGTCCGTTCAAACCCATTCAAACGAATGTTCCTGGCATCCAGATCAGTGAACACTTGCCAAAGCTGGCACAGGTCGCCGACAAATTCGCGATTCTTCGAGGCGTCAGCCACACGCTCGCCGCGCACCAACTGGGACGCGAATACATCAACAGCGGGACGCGTCCCATTCCTTCCCTGGAATACCCCAGCTACGGCGCCGTGATGACACGGCAGCGCCCTGGCGATCATGACATTCCCAACCATGTCGCGATTCCCAGAGCATCCCACGGCGCAGGTTTCTTGGGCATCCAACACGCCGCTCTGGAAACCAAGGCGACTCCGACTCCCAACCAACCCTTCTCCGTTCGAGGAATCTCGCTTCCCGGCAATGTTTCCATCGATGAAGTCACGCGCCGCCAAAGCCTGCTGAAGAAACTGGATCGCCGCTTCGCCTCGATCGAAAAGAATGAATCCTTGTTGCAAGGTTTGGACCGCTTTGGCGAACAAGCCTATGCAATGATCACCTCTTCGCGGGCACGGGAAGCCTTCGACATCTCACGCGAACCCGAGAGCATGCGGAAGCAATTCGGCGAAGATGCATTCAGCCAAAGCTGTTTGCTCGCCCTGCGTCTGGTCGAATCAGACGTGCGTTTTGTTTCGCTGCAACTCGGTGGCTGGGACACTCACCAAGACAACTTCACGAAGCTGAAAGAACAACAACTTCCCAAACTGGACTCTGGCCTCAGCGGACTGCTGATTGGACTGGAACAACGTGGTCTGCTGGAATCCACTGCCGTGTTTGTCACAGGCGAATTTGGACGCACACCCAAGATCAATGATCGCAGTGCCGAAGGAGGTCGCGATCACTACCCACGTTGCATGTTCATGCTGATGGCGGGAGGCAATGTCCGCGGCGGACAAGTGATTGGAGAAAGCGACGACACTGCCGCCGGACCTCGGCATGAAGCCATCACGCCAGACGACGTCGCTGCCAGTTTCTATCAGAACCTGGGTATCGACCCATCGATGGAATTCGACAGCGAAACCGGTCGCCCCATCACGTTAGTTCGCGATGGTCGTCCGATCGACGCTTTGTTCAGCTAG
- a CDS encoding glucuronate isomerase, giving the protein MNASAMSDSSSVANGPKSEIYEALTSIRLIDPHSHINPHAPASTTLADLLGYHYYTELAHSAGMPKSRIEDKAIGPKELVERLVGGLQPLENTAQYSWLIEICRTFFGFEEDRLHLNNWEALYDRSESIMASAQWSETVLDQSNVQAVFLTNDFDDALEGFDTDTYIPCLRTDDLVFHLAKPEVRGRLAACTGIELDGTLESLRSSLKQRFEHFVSRGARACAISIPPTFTPTPVGDGRASTALNAVLQKGISADASHHEALSRRVFWTLAELCDEFGLPFDLMIGVNRQVYPEGVFQGQDLYDSRVSLIQYRELFNSFPNVKFPVSVLASVTNQELVSYAWIFPNMITNGHWWYSNTPSFIARDSAARLEAVPQTKQIGYYSDAYKLEFIWPKFDMYRKVLSGVLTDQFVGDRGWSIERAVELGRKVLRDNVDEIFPRPNGAAGEESSGEDAVESPRSGIESLGVVGVATAVAGVTEVLEIDALPAEEEVHELGVDDVELRDTPSPSDTSADELETLVEDETLDVGNLLDDEPSAQITQLRGESSFSPDDDSLQLQPDPNTGEFTFPVNESDSDDTLEISPSDDDSPAEKSDPTAETVQELEEFDLEFLDDDEESK; this is encoded by the coding sequence ATGAATGCCTCCGCCATGTCAGACTCGTCCAGCGTTGCCAACGGACCCAAATCCGAGATTTACGAAGCGTTGACGTCCATTCGGTTGATTGACCCGCATTCGCACATCAACCCGCATGCGCCGGCATCCACCACGTTGGCCGATTTGCTCGGTTACCACTACTACACTGAACTCGCGCACTCGGCGGGAATGCCCAAGTCCCGGATCGAAGACAAAGCGATCGGCCCCAAAGAATTGGTCGAACGCTTGGTGGGTGGATTGCAGCCACTCGAAAACACAGCCCAGTACAGTTGGCTGATCGAAATCTGTCGCACGTTCTTTGGTTTTGAAGAGGACCGCCTGCACCTGAACAACTGGGAAGCCCTTTACGATCGAAGTGAATCGATCATGGCTTCGGCGCAGTGGTCCGAAACGGTGCTCGATCAAAGCAACGTCCAAGCGGTCTTCCTGACCAACGACTTCGACGATGCACTGGAAGGCTTCGACACGGACACCTACATCCCCTGCCTCCGCACCGATGACTTGGTTTTTCATTTGGCCAAGCCCGAAGTTCGCGGTCGATTGGCGGCCTGCACCGGGATCGAACTGGACGGCACTCTGGAGAGTCTTCGTTCGAGTTTGAAACAACGCTTTGAACACTTCGTCAGTCGCGGTGCTCGCGCCTGTGCGATCTCGATCCCTCCCACGTTCACACCAACTCCTGTTGGCGACGGCCGAGCCTCGACCGCCCTCAACGCGGTGCTGCAAAAGGGCATTTCGGCCGATGCGTCTCATCACGAAGCGTTGTCGCGTCGGGTGTTCTGGACACTGGCCGAACTGTGCGATGAATTCGGCTTGCCGTTTGACTTGATGATCGGCGTCAATCGCCAGGTCTATCCCGAAGGCGTCTTCCAAGGACAGGACCTCTACGATTCACGCGTTTCTCTGATTCAGTATCGCGAATTGTTCAACTCGTTCCCCAACGTGAAATTCCCTGTTTCCGTGCTGGCGAGCGTCACCAACCAAGAATTGGTCAGCTACGCGTGGATCTTCCCCAACATGATCACCAACGGTCACTGGTGGTACAGCAACACGCCTTCATTCATCGCTCGCGATTCGGCAGCACGACTGGAAGCCGTTCCGCAAACCAAGCAAATCGGATACTACAGCGACGCCTACAAACTGGAGTTCATCTGGCCCAAGTTTGACATGTACCGCAAGGTCCTCAGTGGCGTGCTGACCGACCAATTCGTCGGCGATCGAGGCTGGTCGATCGAACGTGCCGTCGAACTCGGCCGCAAAGTCTTGCGTGACAATGTCGACGAAATCTTCCCACGTCCCAACGGGGCGGCGGGCGAAGAATCGAGCGGCGAGGACGCCGTGGAATCACCGCGTTCCGGCATTGAGTCCCTGGGCGTTGTCGGTGTCGCAACGGCCGTGGCGGGTGTCACCGAAGTGCTCGAAATCGATGCCTTGCCAGCCGAAGAAGAAGTCCATGAGCTCGGCGTGGATGATGTGGAACTGCGAGATACCCCATCCCCAAGCGATACCTCCGCGGACGAGTTGGAAACATTGGTCGAAGACGAAACGCTGGATGTTGGCAACTTGCTGGATGACGAACCATCCGCCCAGATCACTCAATTGCGTGGTGAGTCCTCGTTCAGCCCGGACGATGATTCCCTGCAATTGCAACCAGATCCCAACACCGGTGAATTTACGTTTCCGGTCAACGAAAGCGACAGCGACGACACCCTTGAAATCTCGCCAAGCGACGACGACTCACCCGCTGAGAAATCCGATCCCACCGCGGAGACGGTCCAAGAGCTGGAAGAGTTCGACCTGGAATTCCTGGACGATGATGAGGAATCCAAGTAG